The genomic window CGACCGCGCGCCGTACATCGCACTCGACGGCGACGACCGCTCCGGCACCGTCAGTGGCGGCGAGAACATGCACATCGACCTCGGTAAACCCGAATTGTTCAAGCGCATACTCATTTTCGCGATGATCTACGACGGTGCACCCAACTGGGCTGCCGTCGACGGTGTCGTAACGCTGTTCCCGACGTCCGGCCCGCAGGTGGAAGTGAAGCTCGACTCGGACAACAACTCCGCTCGCATCTGCGCAATTGCTTTGCTGGAGAGCGGAAAACAAGGCGTCACCGTCACCCGTCAGGTCGAGTACATCCAGGGCAGCCAGTCGGACCTGGACAAGAAGTACGGCTGGGGCATGAAGTGGGCCGCGGGGCGCAAATAGGTCAGGACGTCAGCTCGAGCGCACCGAGGGCCCTCTTC from Rhodococcus sp. P1Y includes these protein-coding regions:
- a CDS encoding TerD family protein produces the protein MAIDYTRKPSTPAAPVVSLSKVTLSKAAPSVSLTKAGEKQGAMRVNLNWSTGAAAPAPKKKGFLAKLAAASYGTGGVDLDLGCLYELADGSKGVIQALGNSFGALDRAPYIALDGDDRSGTVSGGENMHIDLGKPELFKRILIFAMIYDGAPNWAAVDGVVTLFPTSGPQVEVKLDSDNNSARICAIALLESGKQGVTVTRQVEYIQGSQSDLDKKYGWGMKWAAGRK